One Solanum pennellii chromosome 10, SPENNV200 genomic region harbors:
- the LOC107002523 gene encoding jasmonic acid-amido synthetase JAR1-like, whose protein sequence is MKMMVENIEKKFDAEEVIEDFEVLTKDAGRIQEETLVKILKENGGTEYLKQWGLNGRTDVETFKACVPIVSHNDLEPYIQRIADGDLSPILTGKPIETISLSSGTTQGKPKFVPFNDELMDSTMQIFKTSFAFRNREFPIGNGKALQFIYSSKQFKTKGGLAAGTATTNVYRNAQFKKTMKAMSTPVCSPDEVIFGPDFQQSLYCHLLSGLIFRDEVQVVSSTFAHSIVHAFRTFEQVWEDLVVDIREGVLSSRVTVPSIRLAMSKLLKPDPELAETIYSKCSSLSNWYGLIPELFPNTKYIYGIMTGSMEPYLKKLRHYAGELPLLSADYGSSEGWVGVNVNPKFPPEMVTYAVLPNIGYFEFLPLEENLIGVEQANSPVGLTEVKLGEEYEIVFTNFAGLYRYRLGDVVKIKGFHNGTPELQFVCRRNLLLSINIDKNTEKDLQLAVEAAGKHLVDEKLEVMDFTSHVNVSADPGHYVIFWELSGEATDEILQECCNCLDKSFLDAGYVSSRKVNAIGALELRIVKRGTFNKILDHFVGLGGAVSQFKTPRCVGPKNSSLIQILSSNVVKSYSSTAFC, encoded by the exons ATGAAGATGATGGTGGAAAATATTGAGAAGAAATTTGATGCAGAAGAAGTGATTGAGGATTTTGAGGTGTTGACTAAAGATGCTGGGAGGATTCAAGAAGAGACACTTGTGAAAATTCTGAAAGAAAATGGGGGAACAGAGTATTTGAAGCAATGGGGTCTGAATGGCAGAACTGATGTTGAGACTTTTAAGGCTTGTGTCCCTATTGTCAGTCACAATGATTTGGAGCCTTACATTCAAAGAATTGCTGATGGTGATCTTTCACCCATTCTTACTGGAAAGCCCATTGAAACCATCTCCTTGAG TTCTGGTACTACTCAAGGGAAGCCAAAGTTTGTACCTTTCAATGATGAATTGATGGATTCCACCATGCAGATATTCAAGACTTCTTTTGCCTTTAGGAACAG agAATTTCCCATTGGGAATGGAAAGGCTTTGCAGTTTATTTACAGCAGCAAGCAGTTTAAAACTAAAGGTGGTTTGGCAGCTGGAACAGCCACTACCAATGTGTATAGAAATGCACAATTCAAGAAGACAATGAAGGCAATGTCTACCCCAGTTTGTAGTCCTGATGAAGTGATATTTGGTCCTGATTTTCAACAATCCTTATACTGTCACCTTCTGTCTGGTCTCATTTTCCGCGATGAAGTTCAAGTTGTTTCGTCTACGTTTGCACATAGCATTGTCCATGCTTTTCGAACTTTCGAACAAGTATGGGAAGATCTTGTTGTTGACATAAGGGAGGGAGTCTTATCGAGCCGAGTCACTGTACCATCCATAAGATTAGCCATGTCAAAATTGTTGAAGCCTGATCCAGAATTGGCTGAAACAATTTATAGCAAATGCTCAAGTTTAAGCAATTGGTACGGCTTGATTCCTGAACTCTTCCCGAATACAAAGTACATTTATGGTATCATGACAGGTTCCATGGAGCCTTACTTGAAGAAACTGAGGCACTATGCAGGAGAATTACCTCTATTGAGTGCAGATTATGGTTCTTCTGAAGGATGGGTCGGAGTAAATGTTAATCCAAAATTCCCCCCTGAAATGGTTACTTATGCAGTGTTACCAAATATTGGCTATTTTGAATTCCTCCCACTCGAGGAAAATCTCATTGGCGTGGAGCAAGCAAATTCTCCAGTCGGCCTGACTGAAGTTAAACTTGGTGAAGAGTATGAAATTGTCTTCACCAATTTCGCAG GTTTATATCGTTACAGACTAGGTGATGTTGTCAAGATAAAAGGATTCCACAATGGCACTCCAGAACTCCAGTTTGTCTGCAGAAGAAACCTTTTGCTGAGCATTAACATAGACAAGAACACTGAGAAAGATTTGCAACTAGCCGTGGAAGCTGCAGGCAAGCACTTAGTTGACGAAAAACTAGAAGTGATGGACTTCACCAGCCATGTCAACGTCTCAGCTGATCCAGGACACTACGTTATCTTCTGGGAACTGAGTGGGGAAGCAACTGATGAAATATTGCAAGAGTGCTGCAACTGTCTGGACAAATCGTTCCTGGATGCAGGCTACGTGAGCTCCAGGAAAGTGAATGCAATTGGAGCACTTGAACTCAGGATTGTGAAGAGGGGAACCTTTAACAAGATATTGGATCATTTCGTTGGA